Proteins found in one Amycolatopsis aidingensis genomic segment:
- a CDS encoding AraC family transcriptional regulator — protein MTVQRDRSAPPGEEPRPGTVPAHYVEAALLGARRRGLDVAELLARAGISPVLATARAVVSVQQFTAVVRVLIEALDDEFLGRARQPVPRGAFAVMCQSAVHAEHLAGALARMCRFYRLLPGTPELRLVRDQREARFECAVDPAADPDRFLSESVLRLACHFSGWLIGGRARLRGVELPYPAPEHAGDYPLTFGCPIRFDAEGPALVFEPGSLEAPVVQDERALRGLLLGSPSELVYGRADTGASVADQVRRILERSLGGEVATPAEVAARLRISQQTLRRRLARERTSFADIRAELFRDVAISMLTAGKGSVSSLAERLGFSEPSAFRRAFKRWTGATPSSFHPGKRAAPAGRC, from the coding sequence ATGACCGTTCAGCGTGACCGGAGCGCGCCGCCGGGCGAGGAGCCGAGGCCGGGGACGGTTCCCGCGCACTACGTCGAGGCCGCGCTGCTCGGTGCCCGGCGCCGTGGCCTCGACGTGGCCGAGCTGCTCGCCAGGGCGGGGATCTCCCCCGTGCTCGCCACCGCAAGGGCCGTGGTGAGCGTGCAGCAGTTCACCGCTGTGGTCCGGGTGCTGATCGAGGCGCTGGACGACGAGTTCCTCGGCCGCGCCCGGCAGCCGGTGCCGCGCGGTGCGTTCGCCGTGATGTGCCAGAGCGCCGTGCACGCCGAACATCTCGCGGGCGCGCTCGCCAGGATGTGCCGGTTCTACCGGCTGCTGCCCGGCACCCCGGAGCTGCGCCTGGTCCGCGACCAGCGGGAAGCCCGCTTCGAGTGTGCGGTCGATCCGGCCGCGGATCCGGACCGGTTCCTCAGCGAGTCGGTGCTGCGGCTGGCGTGCCACTTCAGCGGCTGGCTCATCGGCGGCCGCGCCCGGCTGCGTGGAGTCGAACTGCCCTACCCCGCCCCGGAGCATGCCGGGGACTACCCGCTGACCTTCGGCTGCCCCATCCGGTTCGATGCGGAAGGGCCCGCGCTGGTGTTCGAGCCGGGTTCGCTGGAGGCGCCGGTGGTACAGGACGAGCGGGCCCTGCGCGGGCTTCTGCTCGGCTCGCCATCGGAGCTGGTGTACGGCCGCGCGGACACCGGGGCCAGCGTCGCCGACCAGGTACGGCGGATCCTGGAGCGCAGCCTCGGCGGCGAGGTCGCGACCCCGGCCGAGGTGGCCGCCAGGCTGCGGATCAGCCAGCAGACCCTGCGGCGCAGGCTGGCCAGGGAACGGACCTCGTTCGCCGACATCCGTGCGGAGCTGTTCCGGGATGTCGCGATCTCCATGCTCACCGCGGGAAAGGGCTCGGTCAGCTCACTGGCCGAGCGTCTCGGCTTCTCCGAACCCAGCGCCTTCCGCAGGGCGTTCAAACGCTGGACGGGTGCGACTCCCAGCTCATTTCACCCTGGCAAGCGGGCGGCACCGGCCGGCCGGTGCTAG
- a CDS encoding acyl-CoA dehydrogenase family protein, whose product MIEWSETDLLIRDAIREFVDKEIRPRVDELESGELPPYGIIRKLFASFGVDAMARESIGKLLESRRAKEAGERTSSGNGPGFGLGGQEGMALIAISELAGVSLGIVASIGVSIGLTGSTILSRGTLAQQERWLPGLATFEKVGAWAITEPDSGSDAFGGMKTYVRRDGDAYVLNGRKTFITNGPYADTIIVYAKLDEGDGVPVRDRKVLTFVLDSGMDGLTQSKPFKKMGMNSSPTGELFFDNVRLGRDRLLGETEEHKGGDGKDSARESFSFERMGVAALSLGIINECHRLCVDYANSRSLWGQEIGRFQLIQYKLAKMEIARLNVQNMVFRTIEMLRAGSLPTLAEASAMKLYSSEAATEVAMEAVQLFGGNGYMAEYRVEQLARDAKSLMIYAGSNEIQVTHIAKGLLGT is encoded by the coding sequence ATGATCGAGTGGTCCGAGACCGACCTGCTGATCAGGGACGCGATCAGGGAGTTCGTCGACAAAGAGATCCGGCCACGGGTGGACGAGCTGGAGAGCGGGGAGCTGCCGCCGTACGGGATCATCCGCAAGCTGTTCGCCTCCTTCGGGGTGGATGCGATGGCGCGGGAGTCCATCGGCAAGCTGCTGGAAAGCCGCCGGGCCAAGGAGGCGGGAGAGCGGACCTCCTCCGGTAACGGCCCCGGATTCGGGCTCGGCGGCCAGGAGGGGATGGCGCTGATCGCGATCAGCGAGCTGGCGGGGGTGAGCTTGGGCATCGTGGCCTCGATCGGGGTCAGCATCGGGCTCACCGGGTCCACCATCCTGTCCAGGGGGACGCTGGCGCAGCAGGAACGCTGGCTGCCCGGCCTGGCCACCTTCGAGAAGGTCGGCGCGTGGGCGATCACCGAACCGGACTCGGGTTCGGATGCCTTCGGCGGGATGAAGACCTATGTCCGCAGGGACGGCGACGCCTATGTGCTGAACGGGCGGAAGACGTTCATCACCAACGGCCCGTATGCCGACACCATCATCGTCTACGCCAAGCTGGACGAGGGTGACGGTGTCCCGGTACGGGATCGCAAGGTACTCACCTTCGTGCTGGACTCCGGAATGGACGGCCTCACCCAGTCCAAGCCGTTCAAGAAGATGGGCATGAACTCCTCGCCCACCGGGGAGCTTTTCTTCGACAACGTGCGGCTGGGCAGGGACCGGCTGCTCGGGGAGACCGAGGAGCACAAGGGCGGCGACGGGAAGGACAGCGCGCGGGAGAGCTTCTCCTTCGAGCGCATGGGCGTCGCCGCGCTGTCGCTCGGGATCATCAACGAGTGCCACCGGCTGTGCGTGGACTACGCGAACAGCCGCTCGCTGTGGGGCCAGGAGATCGGGCGGTTCCAGCTGATCCAGTACAAGCTGGCGAAGATGGAGATCGCCAGGCTGAACGTGCAGAACATGGTCTTCCGGACCATCGAGATGCTGCGTGCGGGCAGCCTGCCGACGCTGGCCGAGGCCTCGGCGATGAAGCTGTACTCCTCGGAGGCCGCCACCGAGGTCGCCATGGAGGCGGTCCAGCTCTTCGGCGGCAATGGCTATATGGCGGAGTACCGGGTGGAGCAGCTGGCCAGGGACGCGAAGTCGTTGATGATCTATGCGGGCAGCAACGAGATCCAGGTGACCCATATCGCGAAGGGCCTGCTCGGTACCTGA
- a CDS encoding SDR family oxidoreductase: protein MGALDGRVAVVTGAGRGIGREHALLFAAEGASVVVNDLGGGNDGSGADAGPAREVADEIVAAGGRAVANTDNVAEWDGAGALVEQAVSEFGRLDVVVNNAGILRDGFIAGLEESQWDAVINVHLKGHFAVLRHAAAYWKARSKAGEQVAGSVINTASASGTTMPNAGQANYGAAKAGIAALTLVAAGELERYGVRVNAIAPIARTRLTLATPGMGAIFAQEVEEGEFDAFSPANISPLVAYLATEKCPISGKVFAVQGEAISELAGWHDVRTIETEGPWRIEDIAARLPGEGSA from the coding sequence ATGGGAGCTTTGGACGGGCGCGTCGCCGTGGTCACCGGTGCAGGGCGCGGGATCGGCCGCGAGCACGCCCTGCTGTTCGCGGCCGAGGGCGCGAGCGTGGTGGTCAACGACCTCGGCGGGGGCAACGACGGCAGCGGCGCGGACGCGGGTCCGGCTCGGGAGGTGGCCGATGAGATCGTCGCGGCCGGTGGCCGGGCCGTCGCCAACACCGACAACGTGGCCGAATGGGATGGTGCGGGCGCGCTGGTGGAGCAGGCCGTTTCCGAGTTCGGCAGGCTCGATGTGGTGGTGAACAACGCGGGCATCCTGCGGGACGGCTTCATCGCCGGGCTCGAGGAGTCCCAGTGGGATGCCGTGATCAACGTGCACCTCAAGGGGCATTTCGCCGTGCTGCGGCATGCCGCGGCGTACTGGAAGGCGCGTTCCAAGGCGGGGGAGCAGGTAGCCGGCTCGGTGATCAACACCGCCTCGGCCTCTGGCACCACGATGCCGAACGCGGGGCAGGCCAACTACGGCGCGGCCAAGGCGGGTATAGCGGCGCTGACCCTGGTCGCCGCAGGCGAGCTGGAGCGCTACGGGGTGCGGGTGAACGCGATCGCCCCGATCGCCCGCACCCGGCTCACCCTGGCCACCCCCGGGATGGGCGCGATCTTCGCGCAGGAGGTGGAGGAGGGCGAGTTCGACGCGTTCAGCCCGGCCAACATCTCGCCGCTGGTGGCCTACCTCGCCACCGAGAAGTGCCCGATCAGCGGCAAGGTCTTCGCCGTGCAGGGCGAGGCGATCTCCGAGCTGGCCGGATGGCACGACGTGCGGACCATCGAGACCGAGGGCCCGTGGCGGATCGAGGACATCGCCGCGCGCCTGCCTGGCGAGGGGTCCGCATGA
- a CDS encoding MaoC/PaaZ C-terminal domain-containing protein: MAAEELGFDPSGLDTWTEEHRFEVTRERIVEYAKATNDPIEAHLAGEVAPPVFAIVPVFQALMEPALEVVPVELIPRLVHGEQDFLFHRPLRPGDKLVSRGKMTGYQGLPNGTASAIYLECRTESGELVNEQYVTAFFRKFDAGAAVGTLAPEHKFDESLREQPPVAEVRQHVDTDQTFRYGPAAGDPMPIHLDEEIAKAAGLPGIIAHGLCTMAFTSWAVLTEVAGGRGDRLKRLAVRFSKPVLPGQDIITRIWRAGQPERGVSYAFETTAGTELVIKDGLAVVAD; this comes from the coding sequence ATGGCTGCGGAGGAACTGGGCTTCGACCCGAGCGGGCTGGACACCTGGACCGAGGAGCACCGGTTCGAGGTGACCAGGGAACGGATCGTGGAGTACGCCAAGGCCACCAACGACCCCATCGAGGCGCACCTCGCGGGTGAGGTCGCACCGCCGGTGTTCGCCATCGTGCCGGTGTTCCAGGCGCTGATGGAGCCGGCGCTGGAGGTCGTCCCGGTGGAGCTGATCCCGCGCCTGGTGCACGGGGAGCAGGACTTCCTGTTCCATCGGCCGTTGCGGCCGGGGGACAAGCTGGTCTCCCGCGGGAAGATGACCGGCTACCAGGGCTTGCCGAACGGCACCGCCTCGGCGATCTACCTGGAATGCCGAACCGAGAGCGGGGAACTGGTCAACGAGCAGTACGTGACCGCGTTCTTCCGCAAGTTCGACGCCGGTGCGGCGGTCGGCACCCTTGCCCCTGAGCACAAATTCGACGAGTCCCTGCGCGAGCAGCCGCCGGTGGCGGAGGTGCGGCAGCATGTGGACACCGACCAGACCTTCCGGTACGGCCCCGCGGCCGGTGATCCGATGCCGATCCACCTGGACGAGGAGATCGCCAAGGCCGCCGGTCTGCCGGGGATCATCGCGCACGGCCTGTGCACCATGGCCTTCACCTCCTGGGCGGTGCTGACCGAGGTCGCAGGCGGGCGCGGCGACCGGCTGAAGCGGCTCGCCGTGCGGTTCTCCAAGCCGGTGCTGCCCGGCCAGGACATCATCACCCGGATCTGGCGGGCCGGGCAGCCGGAGCGGGGCGTCAGCTATGCCTTCGAGACCACGGCGGGCACGGAGCTCGTGATCAAGGACGGCCTTGCCGTCGTAGCGGACTGA
- a CDS encoding type II toxin-antitoxin system Rv0910 family toxin has translation MGQINASVDLPGTPQQVWEVFSDPNNFEKWLTIHTKWKGEVPAEFKQGSKVTEVVTMMGMPNTIEWTVDTYDAPSTLSISGTGMAGVKVRFDLSVQEAPGGSKATIDAEFTGQMIVGALGKAVEKDGKKNLDQSMEKLKELLG, from the coding sequence ATGGGCCAGATCAACGCTTCGGTCGACCTTCCCGGCACACCGCAGCAGGTGTGGGAGGTCTTCTCCGACCCGAACAACTTCGAGAAATGGCTGACCATCCACACCAAGTGGAAGGGCGAGGTGCCCGCGGAGTTCAAGCAGGGCAGCAAGGTCACCGAGGTGGTCACCATGATGGGCATGCCGAACACCATCGAGTGGACAGTGGACACTTACGATGCACCGTCCACACTGTCCATTTCCGGAACCGGGATGGCCGGGGTGAAGGTGCGGTTCGACCTTTCCGTGCAGGAGGCCCCCGGCGGTTCGAAGGCCACCATCGACGCCGAGTTCACCGGCCAGATGATCGTGGGCGCGCTGGGCAAGGCCGTGGAGAAGGACGGCAAGAAGAACCTGGACCAGTCCATGGAGAAGCTCAAGGAACTGCTGGGCTGA
- a CDS encoding lipid-transfer protein — protein MSTKTYVVGVGMTKFEKPGRRADWDYPAMAKESGELALSDAGIGYERVEQAYVGYVYGESTSGQRAVYELGLTGIPVVNVNNNCSTGSTALFLAAQAVRSGTVDCALALGFEKMQPGSLGSTYDDREQPMLKHILALAELHEVAMPPAPWMFGAAGREHMDTYGTTPEQFARIGEKNHRHSVHNPYAQFQDSYTLQDILDAQVIYEPLTKLQCSPTSDGSGAAIIASEDFVDRHGLAGQAVEIVGQSMVTDMRSTFEDNSAISLVGGKMTRAAADAVYQRSGLEPSDVDVIELHDCFSTNELITYEALRLCPEGEGGKLVDAGDTTYGGRWVVNPSGGLISKGHPLGATGLAQCAELTWQLRGTAGNRQVTDAKVALQHNIGLGGAVVVTAYRPAER, from the coding sequence GTGAGCACCAAGACATACGTCGTCGGCGTCGGGATGACGAAGTTCGAGAAGCCGGGCCGCCGTGCGGACTGGGACTACCCTGCGATGGCCAAGGAGTCCGGTGAGCTCGCGCTCTCCGACGCCGGGATCGGCTACGAGCGGGTGGAACAGGCCTACGTCGGCTACGTCTACGGCGAGTCCACCTCCGGCCAGCGGGCCGTCTACGAGCTCGGCCTGACCGGCATCCCGGTGGTGAACGTGAACAACAACTGCTCCACCGGCTCGACCGCGCTGTTCCTGGCCGCGCAGGCGGTGCGCAGCGGCACGGTGGACTGCGCGCTGGCACTCGGGTTCGAGAAGATGCAGCCCGGCTCGCTCGGCAGCACCTACGACGACCGCGAGCAGCCCATGCTCAAGCACATCCTCGCGCTGGCCGAGCTGCATGAGGTGGCGATGCCGCCCGCACCGTGGATGTTCGGCGCGGCCGGGCGGGAGCATATGGACACCTACGGCACCACCCCGGAGCAGTTCGCCAGGATCGGCGAGAAGAACCACCGGCACTCGGTGCACAATCCGTACGCGCAGTTCCAGGACTCCTACACCTTGCAGGACATCCTGGACGCGCAGGTGATCTACGAACCACTGACGAAGCTGCAGTGCTCGCCGACATCGGACGGCTCCGGCGCCGCGATCATCGCCAGCGAGGACTTCGTGGACCGGCACGGCCTCGCCGGGCAGGCGGTGGAGATCGTCGGCCAGTCCATGGTCACCGATATGCGCAGCACCTTCGAGGACAACTCTGCCATTAGCCTGGTCGGCGGCAAGATGACCAGGGCGGCTGCGGACGCGGTTTACCAGCGTTCCGGTCTCGAACCCTCCGATGTGGACGTCATCGAGCTGCACGACTGCTTCTCCACCAACGAGCTGATCACCTACGAGGCGCTCCGCCTGTGCCCGGAGGGCGAGGGCGGCAAGCTGGTCGACGCCGGGGACACCACCTATGGCGGCAGGTGGGTCGTCAATCCCTCCGGCGGCCTGATCTCCAAGGGACATCCGCTCGGGGCGACCGGGCTGGCCCAGTGTGCCGAGCTCACCTGGCAGCTGCGCGGAACCGCGGGGAATCGCCAGGTCACGGACGCCAAGGTGGCCCTGCAACACAACATCGGGCTCGGTGGTGCGGTTGTGGTGACCGCCTACCGGCCCGCCGAACGCTGA
- a CDS encoding O-methyltransferase, which translates to MNQQLWNAVDDYFAERLIPADPALDAAIKASEDAGLPSIAVAPNQGKLLNLLARMSGARRILEIGTLGGYSTIWLARALPPGGHLVTLEADQRHAEVAEANLDRAGLSDLVEVRLGKALEVLPGIEGPFGLTFIDADKENSAEYFRAALERSEPGSVIVVDNVVRRGQIVREDERDAATEGIHRLHELIAGEPNVDATALQTVGGKGYDGLTIALVTG; encoded by the coding sequence ATGAACCAGCAACTGTGGAACGCGGTCGACGACTACTTCGCCGAGCGGCTGATCCCCGCCGATCCGGCGCTGGATGCCGCGATCAAGGCGAGCGAGGACGCCGGCCTGCCGTCCATCGCGGTGGCACCGAACCAGGGCAAACTACTCAATCTGCTGGCCAGGATGTCCGGAGCGCGCCGCATCCTGGAGATCGGCACCCTGGGTGGGTACAGCACGATCTGGCTCGCCAGGGCGCTGCCCCCTGGCGGCCATCTGGTGACCCTGGAGGCGGACCAGCGGCATGCCGAGGTGGCCGAGGCCAATCTGGACCGGGCGGGCCTTTCCGATCTGGTCGAGGTCCGGCTCGGCAAGGCTCTGGAGGTCCTGCCCGGGATCGAGGGCCCGTTCGGCCTCACCTTCATCGACGCGGACAAGGAGAACAGCGCCGAGTACTTCCGGGCCGCGCTGGAACGGTCCGAACCGGGCAGTGTGATCGTGGTGGACAACGTGGTACGCAGGGGGCAGATCGTGCGGGAGGACGAGCGGGACGCCGCGACCGAGGGGATCCACCGGCTGCACGAGCTGATCGCGGGTGAGCCGAACGTGGACGCGACCGCGTTGCAGACGGTCGGCGGCAAGGGCTACGACGGGCTCACCATCGCGCTCGTCACCGGCTGA